The region CGGCGCACGGTCGCAGCCGGCGTCAGGATGTGCACCGGCTTTTCCGCGCCCAGCAGGAACGGACCCACCGTCACGCCCTCGCCGCCGATCATCTTCAACAGGTTGTACGTGATGTTTGCAGCTTCCACGTTCGGCATGATCAGCAGGTTCGCTTCGCCGGTCAGCGTCGTGCCCGGGAACGCAGCCTTGCGGACGGCTTCCGACAATGCCGCGTCGCCATGCATCTCACCGTCGATCTCGAGCGAAGGCGCACGCTCGACGATCAGCTTGCGAGCCGCGGCCATGCGTTGCGACGACGAAGACGGCGCGCTGCCGAAGTTCGAATTCGACAGCAACGCAACCTTCGGCGTGATACCGAATTTCTCGATTTCACCCGCAGCCAGCATCGTCATGTCCGCGAGCTGTTCGGCGGTCGGCATTTCGTTCACGTACGTGTCGCAGATGAACAGGTTACGGCCCGGCAGCATCAGCAGATTCATTGCAGCGAAGTTCTGCACGTTATCCGCCTTGCCCAGCACCTGCTCGATGAATCCGAGATGCGCGTGATACTGGCCGATCATCCCGCAGATCATGCCGTCAGCTTCGCCGAGGCGCACGAGGATCGCGCCGATCAGCGTGTTGAACTTGCGCATCGCGGCCTTCGCGACGTCCGGCGTCACGCCTTCGCGCGCGCCAAGTTCGTGGTATGCCTGCCAGCATTGCTGATAGCGCGGATCGTCTTCCGGATCGACGACTTCGAAGTCTTCACCACATTTCAGCTTCGAACCCATCTTCTTCAGACGCATCTCGATCACCGACGGACGGCCGACCAGAATCGGCTTGGCGATCTTTTCCAGCAGCACGAATTGCGCGGCGCGCAGCACGCGCTCGTCTTCACCTTCGGCGAACACGATACGCGCCGGCTCTGACTTCGCCGCAGCGAACACCGGACGCATCACCATGCCGGTGCGGTACACCGTTGCGCCGAGTACTTCGCGGTACGCGTCCATATCCTTGATCGGACGGGTCGCGACGCCCGAGTCCATCGCGGCTTGCGCAACAGCCGGCGCGATCTTGATGATCAGGCGCGGATCGAACGGCTTCGGGATCAGGTAGTCGGGACCGAACTCGAGCGAGTGACCTTCGTAGGCCTTGGCGACTTCATCGCCCTGATCGGTCTCTTCTGCCAGTTCCGCAATCGCACGCACGCACGCGAGCTTCATTTCTTCCGTGATCGTGGTTGCGCCGACATCCAGCGCGCCGCGGAAGATGAACGGGAAGCACAGCACGTTGTTGACCTGGTTCGGGTAGTCCGAACGGCCTGTCGCGACGATGCAGTCCGGGCGCACCTTCTTCGCTTCTTCCGGACGGATTTCCGGTTCCGGATTCGCCAGCGCCAGAATCAGCGGCTGCGTACCCATTTCCGCGACCATTTCCGGCTTCAGCACGCCGCCGCTCGAACAGCCAAGGAACACGTCGGCGCCGCGACTCGCATCGGCCAGCGTGCGCGCTTCGGTATTAGCCGCGTAACGTTCCTTCGACGGATCCAGGTTGCCGCGCCCTTCGTAGATCACACCCTTCGAATCGACAACGAGCACATTCTTCTTCGACAGGCCCAGATTCACCAGCAGATCCAGACACGCGATCGCAGCCGCGCCCGCGCCCGAACACACCAGCTTCACTTCGTCGAGTTTCTTACCGACCACTTTCAGGCCGTTCA is a window of Paraburkholderia phytofirmans OLGA172 DNA encoding:
- a CDS encoding NADP-dependent malic enzyme; amino-acid sequence: MDEQLKQSALAYHQFPKPGKISVTPTKPLSNQLDLSLAYSPGVAAACMAIYEDPLDAQKYTSRGNLVGVITNGTAVLGLGNIGPLAAKPVMEGKGCLFKKFAGIDVFDIELSESDPDKLVEAIAMLEPTLGGINLEDIKAPECFYIEKKLRERMKIPVFHDDQHGTAIIASAAILNGLKVVGKKLDEVKLVCSGAGAAAIACLDLLVNLGLSKKNVLVVDSKGVIYEGRGNLDPSKERYAANTEARTLADASRGADVFLGCSSGGVLKPEMVAEMGTQPLILALANPEPEIRPEEAKKVRPDCIVATGRSDYPNQVNNVLCFPFIFRGALDVGATTITEEMKLACVRAIAELAEETDQGDEVAKAYEGHSLEFGPDYLIPKPFDPRLIIKIAPAVAQAAMDSGVATRPIKDMDAYREVLGATVYRTGMVMRPVFAAAKSEPARIVFAEGEDERVLRAAQFVLLEKIAKPILVGRPSVIEMRLKKMGSKLKCGEDFEVVDPEDDPRYQQCWQAYHELGAREGVTPDVAKAAMRKFNTLIGAILVRLGEADGMICGMIGQYHAHLGFIEQVLGKADNVQNFAAMNLLMLPGRNLFICDTYVNEMPTAEQLADMTMLAAGEIEKFGITPKVALLSNSNFGSAPSSSSQRMAAARKLIVERAPSLEIDGEMHGDAALSEAVRKAAFPGTTLTGEANLLIMPNVEAANITYNLLKMIGGEGVTVGPFLLGAEKPVHILTPAATVRRIINMTAVASANARKQVSAQ